One genomic segment of Pseudomonas fortuita includes these proteins:
- a CDS encoding DMT family transporter — protein MHTTSGRWSYGLFLALLTALLWGILPIKLKQVLQVVDPITVTWYRLLVSGGLLFAWLAAQQRLPSFTRLAPRGKGLVVVAVLGLMGNYVLYLIGLNLLSPGTAQLVVQVGPVLLLVASVFVFRERFSLGQGVGLLILLAGFGLFFNQRLEELLTSLGTYTTGVLTILLATSIWVFYALSQKQLLTVWHSQQVMMVIYLSCAALLTPWVHPLEALQLTPVQGWLLLACCLNTLVAYGAFAEALAHWEASRVSATLALTPLVTFVAVAVAAGVWPEYVQAEDINALGYVGAVTVVCGSALVALGPSLVASWRARKARLAQFH, from the coding sequence ATGCACACCACTTCCGGCCGCTGGAGCTATGGCCTGTTCCTGGCACTTCTGACCGCGCTGCTCTGGGGCATCTTGCCGATCAAGCTCAAGCAGGTACTGCAGGTGGTCGACCCGATCACCGTCACCTGGTACCGCCTGCTGGTTTCAGGTGGCCTGCTGTTTGCCTGGCTGGCAGCCCAACAGCGCTTGCCCTCGTTCACGCGCCTGGCCCCCAGGGGCAAAGGCCTGGTAGTGGTGGCTGTGCTTGGCCTGATGGGCAACTACGTGCTGTACCTGATCGGCCTCAACCTGCTCAGCCCCGGTACCGCGCAACTGGTGGTGCAGGTCGGCCCGGTGCTGTTGCTGGTGGCCAGCGTGTTTGTGTTCCGTGAGCGCTTCAGCCTGGGGCAGGGGGTGGGCCTGCTGATTCTGCTGGCGGGTTTTGGGCTGTTCTTCAACCAGCGCCTCGAAGAGCTGCTGACCTCACTGGGTACCTACACCACCGGCGTGCTGACCATTCTGCTGGCCACCAGCATCTGGGTGTTCTATGCCCTCAGCCAGAAGCAACTGTTGACCGTGTGGCATTCACAGCAGGTGATGATGGTGATCTACCTCAGTTGCGCTGCGCTGCTCACGCCTTGGGTACACCCACTGGAGGCGTTGCAGTTGACCCCGGTGCAGGGCTGGCTGTTGCTGGCCTGTTGCCTGAATACGCTGGTGGCCTACGGCGCGTTCGCCGAGGCGCTGGCGCACTGGGAGGCGTCGCGGGTCAGTGCCACCCTGGCGCTGACCCCGCTGGTGACGTTCGTTGCGGTGGCGGTGGCGGCAGGGGTGTGGCCGGAGTACGTGCAGGCCGAAGACATCAATGCCCTGGGCTATGTAGGGGCGGTGACCGTGGTGTGCGGCTCGGCGCTGGTGGCGCTGGGGCCATCGCTGGTGGCCAGTTGGCGTGCCCGCAAGGCGCGATTGGCCCAGTTTCACTGA
- the mnmC gene encoding bifunctional tRNA (5-methylaminomethyl-2-thiouridine)(34)-methyltransferase MnmD/FAD-dependent 5-carboxymethylaminomethyl-2-thiouridine(34) oxidoreductase MnmC, translating into MSTLLQHAQIDWDDQGRPHSRQYDDVYFAVNEGIEETKHVFLGQTRLAERFANLAPHACKVIGETGFGTGMNFFCAWQLFDQHAHRDARLHFVSVEKYPLGHEDMARAVRLWPELAAYTEPLLAQYVAVHPGFQQFTFADGRVTLTLLIGDVLEQLPQLDAQVDVWFLDGFAPAKNPDMWTPELFAQLARLSHPGTVLGTFTTTGWVRRSLVDAGFAMKKVPGIGKKWEVMSGAYVGPQPSPGAPWYARPAVTQGPREALVIGAGLAGSTTAASLARRGWQVTVVERHGAPAQEASGNPQGVLYLKLSAHGTALSQVILSGFGYTRRQLERLQRGRDWEACGVLQLAFDSKEAERQGKLAAAFDHNLLHALPRTEAEAVAGVALPAGGLFYPEGGWVHPPALCQEQLQHPGIRLVTHQEVLELRKVDQQWQAWAGDRLIASAPVVILASAAEVKRFEPCAQLPLKRIRGQITRLPATASSRALRTVVCAEGYVAPPREDEHTLGASFDFHSEDLAPTVAEHQGNLALLNEISLDLAQRLGTAGLAPEQLQGRAAFRCTSPDYLPIVGPVADGQAFAETYAVLSRDARQVPDVACPWLDGLYVNSGHGSRGLITAPLSGELVAAWVCGEPLPLPRAVAEACHPNRFALRKLIRGK; encoded by the coding sequence ATGTCCACCCTCCTCCAGCACGCACAAATCGACTGGGACGACCAGGGCCGCCCCCACTCGCGGCAATATGACGACGTCTATTTCGCGGTCAACGAAGGCATCGAAGAAACCAAGCATGTGTTCCTGGGCCAGACCCGCCTGGCCGAGCGCTTTGCCAACCTGGCGCCGCATGCCTGCAAGGTGATCGGCGAAACCGGTTTTGGCACCGGCATGAATTTTTTCTGCGCCTGGCAGCTGTTTGACCAGCACGCGCACCGCGACGCCCGCCTGCACTTCGTCAGTGTCGAGAAATACCCTCTCGGGCACGAAGACATGGCCCGGGCAGTGCGCCTTTGGCCGGAGCTTGCCGCCTACACAGAGCCATTGCTGGCGCAATATGTGGCAGTGCACCCGGGCTTTCAGCAGTTCACCTTCGCCGATGGCCGGGTCACCCTGACCTTGCTGATCGGCGACGTACTTGAGCAACTGCCGCAACTCGATGCGCAGGTCGATGTGTGGTTCCTCGATGGCTTCGCCCCTGCCAAAAACCCCGACATGTGGACCCCGGAACTGTTCGCGCAACTGGCGCGGTTGTCGCACCCGGGCACTGTGCTGGGCACCTTCACCACCACCGGCTGGGTCCGCCGCAGCCTGGTCGACGCCGGTTTCGCCATGAAGAAGGTGCCGGGCATCGGCAAGAAGTGGGAAGTGATGAGCGGCGCCTACGTCGGCCCCCAGCCCAGCCCAGGGGCACCTTGGTACGCGCGTCCCGCCGTTACACAGGGACCGCGCGAGGCGCTGGTGATCGGTGCCGGGCTCGCCGGCAGCACAACGGCCGCCAGCCTGGCCCGACGCGGCTGGCAGGTGACCGTGGTGGAGCGCCACGGTGCCCCGGCACAGGAAGCTTCAGGCAACCCGCAAGGGGTGCTGTACCTCAAGCTGTCTGCCCATGGCACTGCGCTGTCGCAGGTGATCCTGTCCGGTTTCGGCTACACCCGGCGCCAGCTTGAACGCCTGCAGCGTGGCCGCGACTGGGAGGCTTGCGGGGTGCTGCAACTGGCCTTCGACAGCAAGGAAGCTGAGCGCCAGGGCAAGCTGGCCGCCGCCTTCGACCACAACCTGCTGCACGCACTGCCGCGCACGGAGGCCGAAGCCGTCGCCGGGGTGGCGTTACCGGCCGGGGGGTTGTTCTACCCCGAAGGCGGCTGGGTGCACCCACCTGCGTTGTGCCAGGAGCAACTGCAGCACCCAGGGATTCGACTGGTCACCCATCAGGAAGTGCTCGAGCTGCGCAAGGTCGACCAGCAGTGGCAGGCTTGGGCGGGTGACCGCCTGATCGCCAGCGCGCCCGTGGTGATTCTGGCCAGTGCCGCCGAGGTAAAGCGCTTCGAGCCTTGCGCGCAGCTGCCGCTCAAGCGCATCCGGGGGCAGATCACCCGCTTGCCGGCCACCGCCAGCAGCCGGGCACTGCGCACCGTGGTGTGCGCGGAGGGCTACGTGGCGCCGCCACGCGAGGATGAACATACCCTGGGCGCGAGCTTTGACTTCCACAGCGAAGACTTGGCGCCGACGGTGGCCGAGCACCAGGGCAACCTGGCGTTGCTGAACGAGATTTCCCTCGACCTGGCGCAGCGCCTGGGCACAGCCGGGTTGGCCCCTGAGCAGTTGCAGGGGCGCGCGGCGTTCCGTTGCACCAGCCCGGACTACCTGCCGATCGTGGGGCCGGTAGCGGATGGACAGGCATTTGCCGAAACCTATGCGGTGCTGAGCCGGGATGCGCGGCAGGTGCCGGATGTGGCCTGCCCTTGGCTGGATGGGTTGTATGTGAACAGCGGGCATGGGTCGCGCGGGTTGATCACGGCGCCACTGAGTGGCGAGCTGGTGGCGGCCTGGGTATGTGGGGAGCCGCTGCCGTTGCCCCGGGCAGTGGCAGAGGCGTGTCATCCGAACCGGTTTGCCTTGCGTAAGCTGATTCGGGGGAAGTAA
- a CDS encoding DUF2059 domain-containing protein yields the protein MTRLRVLCAAVALACASGQVLAATASHNAAAEKFLTLANADKLGTPVYMQVQQMFAQRFAQTKAPAAKQPVLESYQAKANAALDNAIGWNKLKPKMVDLYTQTFTEQELKDLVKFYESPLGKKVLREMPKVTQQSAQLTQQSLEPAVPVVNKLLEDMTKELDPNAGKAAVPAKK from the coding sequence ATGACCCGTCTCCGTGTCCTTTGTGCCGCCGTTGCCCTGGCTTGCGCCAGCGGCCAGGTGCTCGCTGCCACCGCCAGCCATAACGCTGCTGCCGAGAAATTCCTGACCCTGGCCAACGCCGACAAGCTGGGCACCCCGGTGTACATGCAGGTCCAGCAGATGTTCGCCCAGCGCTTTGCCCAGACCAAGGCCCCGGCCGCCAAGCAGCCGGTGCTGGAAAGCTACCAGGCCAAGGCCAACGCCGCGCTGGACAACGCCATCGGCTGGAACAAGCTGAAGCCGAAGATGGTCGACCTGTACACCCAGACCTTCACCGAACAAGAGCTGAAAGACCTGGTCAAGTTCTACGAATCGCCGCTGGGCAAGAAAGTACTGCGTGAAATGCCCAAGGTTACCCAGCAGTCGGCCCAGTTGACCCAGCAGAGCCTGGAGCCAGCAGTGCCGGTGGTGAACAAGCTGCTGGAAGACATGACCAAGGAACTGGACCCTAACGCAGGCAAGGCCGCCGTTCCTGCCAAGAAGTGA
- a CDS encoding BolA family protein: MTMQQRIEQQLGALAPQHLQVLDESHMHSRGQETHYKAVIVSEQFAGLNSVKRHQKVYATMGELMQQIHALAIHTYTAEEWAKVGAAPASPVCAGGGH; the protein is encoded by the coding sequence ATGACCATGCAACAGCGCATTGAACAACAGCTGGGTGCCTTGGCGCCGCAGCACCTGCAAGTGCTCGACGAAAGCCACATGCACAGTCGTGGTCAGGAGACCCACTACAAGGCAGTGATCGTCAGCGAGCAGTTTGCCGGGTTGAACAGCGTCAAGCGCCACCAGAAGGTGTACGCCACCATGGGTGAGCTGATGCAGCAGATCCATGCCCTGGCCATCCATACCTACACCGCAGAAGAGTGGGCCAAGGTCGGCGCAGCGCCGGCCTCGCCGGTGTGTGCCGGCGGCGGGCACTGA
- a CDS encoding class II fumarate hydratase, translating to MSRIETDSLGPVEVPEGAYWGAQTQRSLINFAIGKERMPIAVLHALALIKKAAARVNDRNGDLPADIARLIEQAADEVLGGQHDDQFPLVVWQTGSGTQSNMNVNEVIAGRANELAGKGRGGKAPVHPNDHVNRSQSSNDCFPTAMHIAAAQAVHAHLLPAIAELSSGLAELSGRHQKLVKTGRTHMMDATPITFGQEVSAFVAQLDYAQRAIRATLPAVCELAQGGTAVGTGLNAPHGFAEAIAAELAALSGLPFVTAPNKFAALAGHEPLTSLAGALKTLAVALMKIANDLRLLGSGPRAGLAEVRLPANEPGSSIMPGKVNPTQCEALSMLACQVLGNDAAIGFAASQGHLQLNVFKPVIIHNLLQSIELLADGCRNFQLHCVAGIEPDAEQMAAHLERGLMLVTALNPHIGYDKAAEIAKKAYSEGKTLREAALELKYLTNEQFDQWVRPENMLAPGGKG from the coding sequence ATGAGCCGTATCGAGACAGACAGCCTGGGCCCGGTCGAAGTTCCTGAAGGCGCCTACTGGGGTGCGCAAACCCAGCGCTCGCTGATCAACTTCGCCATTGGCAAGGAGCGCATGCCCATCGCGGTGCTGCACGCCCTGGCGCTGATCAAGAAGGCCGCGGCACGCGTCAACGACCGCAACGGCGACCTGCCGGCCGACATCGCGCGGCTGATCGAACAAGCCGCCGACGAAGTGCTGGGTGGCCAGCACGACGACCAGTTCCCGTTGGTCGTCTGGCAGACCGGCAGCGGCACGCAAAGCAACATGAACGTCAACGAAGTGATCGCCGGGCGCGCCAACGAACTGGCCGGCAAAGGCCGCGGCGGCAAAGCGCCAGTACACCCCAACGATCATGTCAATCGCTCGCAAAGTTCCAACGATTGCTTCCCGACTGCCATGCACATTGCTGCTGCGCAGGCGGTGCACGCGCACCTGTTGCCCGCCATCGCCGAACTGTCGTCGGGGCTGGCCGAGCTGTCGGGGCGCCACCAAAAGCTGGTAAAGACTGGCCGCACCCACATGATGGACGCCACACCGATTACCTTCGGCCAGGAGGTGTCTGCCTTCGTCGCCCAGCTCGACTATGCCCAGCGCGCCATCCGCGCCACCCTGCCGGCAGTGTGCGAACTGGCCCAGGGCGGCACCGCCGTAGGTACCGGGCTGAATGCCCCGCACGGTTTTGCCGAAGCCATCGCCGCCGAGCTGGCGGCGCTGTCCGGGCTACCCTTTGTCACGGCGCCGAACAAGTTCGCCGCCCTCGCCGGCCACGAACCACTCACCAGCCTGGCGGGCGCCCTGAAAACCCTGGCCGTGGCGCTGATGAAAATCGCCAACGACCTGCGTTTGCTGGGCTCCGGCCCGCGCGCCGGTTTGGCCGAAGTGCGCCTGCCAGCCAACGAACCGGGCAGCTCGATCATGCCAGGCAAGGTCAACCCGACGCAGTGCGAGGCGCTGTCGATGCTGGCCTGCCAGGTGTTGGGCAACGACGCGGCCATCGGTTTTGCCGCCAGCCAGGGGCATTTGCAGCTGAACGTGTTCAAACCGGTGATCATCCACAACCTGTTGCAGTCGATCGAACTGCTGGCCGATGGCTGCCGCAACTTCCAGCTGCACTGCGTGGCGGGCATCGAGCCCGATGCCGAGCAGATGGCCGCGCACCTGGAGCGTGGCTTGATGCTGGTAACGGCATTGAACCCGCATATTGGCTACGACAAGGCGGCGGAAATTGCCAAGAAGGCTTATAGCGAGGGCAAGACCCTGCGCGAGGCTGCACTGGAGCTGAAGTACCTGACCAATGAGCAGTTCGACCAATGGGTACGGCCGGAGAACATGCTGGCACCGGGTGGCAAGGGCTGA
- the ngg gene encoding N-acetylglutaminylglutamine synthetase: MKAHEIAYGQRLLRGQAPSYERLQARLAGDGSQPHDQPRAVHCGWGRLLIGHTYPDPVSLAEELLDERPGERDIALYVAAPQQLLAQAPQQLFLDPSDTLRLWFTDYRPAQRVFRGFRVRRAQNPADWQAINTLYQARSMLPVDPDLLTPRHLGGPVYWLAEDEDSGAVIGSVMGLNHAKAFDDPEHGSSLWCLAVDPHCTRPGVGEVLVRHLIEHFMSRGLAYLDLSVLHDNRHAKRLYQKLGFRNLPTFAVKRKNGINQQLFLGPGPEAELNPYARIIVDEALRRGIDVQVDDAAGGLFTLSLGGRRIRCRESLSDLTSAVTMTLCQDKRLTQHALHNAGLQVPAQQLAGNADDNLAFLDEHGAVVVKPVDGEQGQGVAVNLTCIDEITRAVEHARQFDSRVLLESFHAGFDLRIVVIGYEVVAAAVRHPAQVLGDGKHSIRQLIEAQSRRRQAATGGESRIPLDGETERTVRAAGFAYDDVLPAGQRLAVRRTANLHTGGTLEDVTERLHPVLADAAVRAARALEIPVVGLDFMVRDAGQPEYVIIEANERAGLANHEPQPTAERFIDLLFPHSRALA, translated from the coding sequence ATGAAAGCCCATGAAATCGCTTACGGCCAGCGTCTGTTGCGCGGCCAGGCGCCGTCCTACGAGCGCCTGCAGGCGCGCCTGGCCGGCGATGGCAGCCAGCCCCATGACCAGCCTCGCGCGGTGCACTGTGGCTGGGGTCGATTGCTGATCGGCCATACCTACCCCGACCCGGTCAGCCTGGCCGAAGAGCTGCTGGACGAACGCCCTGGCGAGCGCGACATCGCCCTGTACGTGGCCGCGCCGCAGCAGTTGCTGGCCCAGGCCCCTCAGCAGCTGTTCCTTGACCCGTCCGACACCCTGCGCCTGTGGTTTACCGACTACCGGCCGGCGCAGCGGGTGTTCCGCGGCTTTCGCGTGCGCCGGGCGCAAAACCCGGCCGACTGGCAGGCCATCAACACCCTGTATCAGGCACGCAGCATGCTGCCGGTAGACCCAGACCTGCTTACCCCCAGGCACCTGGGCGGCCCGGTGTACTGGCTGGCCGAGGACGAAGACAGTGGCGCAGTGATTGGCAGCGTCATGGGCCTGAACCATGCCAAGGCGTTCGACGACCCGGAACACGGCAGCAGCCTGTGGTGCCTGGCTGTAGACCCGCACTGCACCCGCCCCGGCGTAGGCGAGGTGCTGGTGCGCCACCTGATCGAGCACTTCATGAGCCGTGGCCTGGCCTACCTCGACCTGTCGGTCTTGCACGACAACCGCCACGCCAAGCGCCTGTACCAGAAGCTGGGTTTTCGCAACCTGCCCACCTTTGCGGTCAAACGCAAGAACGGCATCAACCAGCAGCTGTTCCTGGGCCCGGGCCCTGAGGCCGAGCTGAACCCCTACGCCCGCATCATCGTCGATGAGGCCCTGCGCCGGGGCATCGACGTGCAGGTGGATGACGCCGCTGGCGGCCTGTTCACCCTGAGCCTTGGCGGGCGCCGCATTCGCTGCCGTGAATCGCTCAGCGACCTGACCAGTGCCGTGACCATGACCCTGTGCCAGGACAAACGCCTGACCCAGCATGCCCTGCACAACGCCGGGCTACAGGTGCCAGCGCAGCAGCTGGCCGGCAATGCAGACGACAACCTGGCGTTTCTCGACGAGCATGGCGCGGTGGTGGTCAAACCGGTCGATGGCGAGCAAGGCCAAGGCGTGGCGGTGAACCTGACCTGCATTGACGAGATCACCCGCGCCGTTGAGCACGCCCGCCAGTTCGACAGCCGCGTACTGCTGGAGAGCTTCCATGCCGGGTTCGACCTGCGCATCGTGGTAATCGGCTACGAGGTGGTGGCCGCGGCCGTTCGCCACCCTGCCCAGGTGCTGGGTGACGGCAAGCACAGCATCCGCCAGCTGATCGAAGCCCAGAGCCGTCGCCGCCAGGCCGCCACCGGTGGCGAAAGCCGCATTCCGCTGGACGGCGAAACCGAGCGCACAGTGCGTGCAGCGGGCTTTGCCTATGACGATGTATTGCCAGCCGGGCAGCGCCTGGCGGTACGGCGCACCGCCAACCTGCACACCGGCGGCACCCTGGAAGATGTGACCGAACGCCTGCACCCGGTGCTGGCCGACGCTGCCGTGCGCGCTGCACGGGCGCTGGAGATTCCGGTGGTTGGGCTGGACTTCATGGTGCGTGATGCCGGGCAGCCTGAATACGTGATCATCGAGGCCAACGAACGTGCCGGGTTGGCCAACCATGAACCGCAGCCAACCGCCGAGCGCTTTATCGACCTGCTGTTTCCGCATAGCCGGGCCTTGGCGTGA
- a CDS encoding N-acetylglutaminylglutamine amidotransferase encodes MCGLAGELRFTPLDQAPRPADLAAVERITHHLAPRGPDAWGFHSQGPIALGHRRLKIMDLSDGSAQPMVDNTLGLSLAFNGAIYNFPELRQELQDLGYSFWSDGDTEVLLKGYHAWGAALLPKLNGMFALAIWERDNQRLFLARDRLGVKPLYLSRNGERLRFASTLPALLKGGDIDPMLDPVALNHYLNFHAVVPAPRTLLANVQKLEPGTWMRVDRHGEVERQTWWQLKYGANPDERELDLEGWTTRVLDATRDAVAIRQRAAVDVGVLLSGGVDSSLLVGLLREVGVDDLSTFSIGFEDAGGERGDEFQYSDLIAKHYGTRHHQLRIAEHEIIDQLPAAFRAMSEPMVSHDCIAFYLLSREVAKHCKGVQSGQGADELFAGYHWYPQVDGADDAFAAYRDAFFDRSHAEYRDTVQAPWLLDTDAAGDFVREHFARPGARDAVDKALRLDSTVMLVDDPVKRVDNMTMAWGLEARTPFLDYRLVELSARIPARFKLPDGGKQVLKQAARRVIPHEVIDRKKGYFPVPGLKHLEGATLGWVRELLTDPSQDRGLFNPAMLDRLLSNPHGQLTPLRGSKLWQLAALNLWLSEQGI; translated from the coding sequence ATGTGCGGATTAGCAGGAGAGTTGCGTTTCACCCCCCTCGACCAAGCCCCTCGCCCAGCCGACCTGGCTGCGGTAGAGCGCATCACCCATCACCTGGCGCCTCGCGGCCCGGATGCGTGGGGCTTCCATAGCCAAGGCCCGATCGCCCTCGGCCACCGACGCCTGAAAATCATGGACTTGTCCGACGGCTCGGCGCAACCGATGGTCGACAACACCTTGGGCCTGTCACTGGCCTTCAACGGTGCCATCTACAACTTCCCCGAACTGCGCCAGGAGCTGCAGGACCTGGGCTACAGCTTCTGGTCCGACGGCGACACCGAAGTACTGCTCAAGGGCTATCACGCCTGGGGCGCAGCCTTGCTGCCCAAGCTCAACGGCATGTTCGCCCTGGCCATCTGGGAGCGCGACAACCAGCGCCTGTTCCTGGCCCGCGACCGTCTGGGCGTCAAGCCCCTGTACCTATCGCGCAACGGCGAGCGCCTGCGTTTTGCCTCGACCTTGCCAGCGCTGCTAAAGGGTGGCGATATCGACCCGATGCTCGACCCGGTGGCGCTCAACCATTACCTGAACTTCCACGCCGTGGTACCCGCGCCGCGCACGCTGCTGGCCAACGTGCAGAAGCTTGAACCCGGCACCTGGATGCGCGTCGACCGCCATGGCGAAGTGGAACGCCAGACCTGGTGGCAGCTGAAATACGGTGCCAACCCGGATGAGCGTGAGCTTGATCTGGAAGGCTGGACCACCCGCGTGCTCGACGCCACCCGCGACGCCGTGGCCATTCGCCAACGTGCTGCAGTGGACGTCGGCGTGCTGCTGTCCGGCGGTGTCGACTCCAGCCTGCTGGTCGGGCTGCTGCGCGAAGTCGGCGTGGACGACCTGTCGACATTCTCCATCGGGTTCGAAGATGCCGGTGGCGAACGTGGCGATGAGTTCCAGTATTCCGACCTGATCGCCAAACACTACGGTACCCGCCACCACCAGTTGCGCATTGCCGAACACGAGATCATCGACCAGTTGCCGGCTGCATTCCGCGCCATGAGCGAGCCGATGGTCAGCCACGACTGCATCGCCTTCTACCTGCTGTCGCGGGAAGTGGCCAAGCACTGCAAGGGCGTGCAAAGCGGCCAGGGCGCCGACGAGCTGTTTGCCGGTTATCACTGGTACCCGCAGGTGGACGGCGCCGATGACGCCTTTGCGGCTTACCGCGACGCGTTCTTCGACCGCAGCCATGCCGAGTACCGCGACACCGTGCAGGCGCCCTGGCTGCTGGACACCGACGCCGCCGGCGACTTTGTGCGCGAGCACTTCGCCCGCCCCGGTGCCCGCGACGCAGTGGACAAGGCCCTGCGGCTGGACAGCACGGTGATGCTGGTGGACGACCCGGTCAAGCGTGTGGACAACATGACCATGGCCTGGGGCCTGGAGGCGCGCACACCGTTCCTCGACTACCGCCTGGTGGAACTGTCGGCACGTATCCCGGCGCGCTTCAAGCTGCCCGATGGCGGCAAGCAGGTGCTCAAGCAGGCAGCACGACGGGTAATTCCCCATGAGGTGATTGACCGCAAGAAGGGCTACTTCCCGGTACCGGGCCTGAAGCACCTGGAAGGCGCCACCCTGGGCTGGGTGCGTGAGCTGCTGACCGACCCCAGCCAGGACCGTGGGCTGTTCAACCCGGCCATGCTCGACCGTCTGCTGAGCAACCCACACGGCCAGCTCACCCCACTGCGCGGCTCCAAGCTGTGGCAGCTGGCAGCGCTGAACCTGTGGTTGAGCGAACAAGGAATCTAA
- the pap gene encoding polyphosphate:AMP phosphotransferase, whose amino-acid sequence MFESAEIGHSIDKEAYDAEVPALREALLEAQYELKQQARFPVIVLINGIEGAGKGETVKLLNEWMDPRMIDVLTFDQQTDEELARPPAWRYWRALPPKGRMGVFFGNWYSQMLQGRVHGVFKDAVLDQAIMGAERLEQMLCDEGALIIKFWFHLSKKQMKARLKSLKDDPLHSWKISPLDWQQSQTYDRFVRFGERVLRRTSRDYAPWHIVEGVDPNYRSLAVGRILLDSLQAALANNPKGKHQGNVAPLGRSIDQRSLLGALDMTLRLDKADYQEQLVTEQARLAGLLRDKRMRRHALVAVFEGNDAAGKGSAIRRVAAALDPRQYRIVPIAAPTEEERAQPYLWRFWRHIPARGKFTIFDRSWYGRVLVERVEGFCSPADWMRAYSEINDFEEQLVNAGVVVVKFWLAIDQQTQLERFQEREQIPFKRYKITEDDWRNRDKWDDYTQAVGDMVDRTSSEIAPWTLVEANDKRWARVKVLRTINEALEAAFAKHKK is encoded by the coding sequence ATGTTCGAATCCGCCGAAATCGGCCACAGCATCGACAAGGAGGCTTACGACGCCGAGGTACCCGCTTTGCGCGAGGCCCTGCTCGAAGCCCAGTACGAACTCAAGCAGCAGGCGCGCTTCCCGGTGATCGTGCTGATCAACGGCATCGAAGGCGCCGGCAAGGGTGAGACGGTAAAACTGCTCAACGAGTGGATGGACCCGCGCATGATCGACGTGCTCACCTTCGACCAGCAGACCGACGAAGAGCTGGCCCGCCCGCCCGCCTGGCGCTACTGGCGGGCTTTGCCACCCAAGGGGCGGATGGGCGTGTTCTTTGGCAACTGGTACAGCCAGATGCTGCAGGGGCGGGTGCACGGGGTGTTCAAGGATGCCGTGCTTGATCAGGCCATCATGGGCGCCGAGCGCCTGGAGCAGATGCTGTGCGATGAAGGTGCACTGATCATCAAGTTCTGGTTCCACCTGTCCAAGAAGCAGATGAAGGCCCGGTTGAAGTCGCTCAAGGACGACCCGCTGCACAGCTGGAAGATCAGCCCGCTGGACTGGCAGCAGTCGCAAACCTACGACCGCTTCGTGCGCTTTGGCGAGCGCGTACTGCGCCGCACCAGCCGCGATTATGCGCCGTGGCATATCGTTGAAGGCGTAGACCCGAACTACCGCAGCCTGGCGGTGGGGCGTATCTTGCTGGACAGCCTGCAAGCCGCGCTGGCCAACAACCCCAAGGGCAAGCACCAGGGCAACGTGGCACCGCTGGGCCGCAGTATCGACCAGCGCAGCCTGCTCGGCGCCCTGGACATGACGTTGCGCCTGGACAAGGCTGACTATCAGGAGCAGTTGGTCACCGAACAGGCCCGCCTGGCCGGCCTGCTGCGCGACAAGCGCATGCGCCGGCACGCCCTGGTGGCGGTGTTCGAAGGCAACGATGCTGCCGGCAAGGGCAGTGCCATCCGCCGCGTGGCGGCGGCGCTGGACCCGCGCCAGTACCGCATCGTGCCGATTGCCGCGCCCACCGAGGAAGAGCGCGCGCAGCCCTACCTGTGGCGGTTCTGGCGGCATATTCCAGCACGCGGCAAGTTCACCATCTTCGATCGCTCCTGGTATGGCCGGGTGCTGGTGGAACGGGTGGAAGGCTTTTGCAGCCCGGCGGACTGGATGCGCGCCTACAGTGAGATCAACGACTTTGAAGAACAGTTGGTGAATGCCGGCGTGGTGGTGGTGAAGTTCTGGCTGGCGATCGACCAGCAGACCCAGCTGGAGCGCTTTCAGGAGCGTGAGCAAATCCCGTTCAAGCGCTACAAGATCACCGAGGACGATTGGCGCAACCGCGACAAGTGGGACGACTACACCCAGGCGGTGGGCGATATGGTCGACCGGACCAGCAGCGAAATTGCGCCCTGGACGCTGGTGGAGGCCAACGACAAGCGCTGGGCGCGAGTGAAGGTGCTGCGCACTATCAATGAGGCGCTGGAGGCAGCGTTTGCCAAGCACAAGAAATAG